The following proteins are co-located in the Planococcus plakortidis genome:
- a CDS encoding AI-2E family transporter, which yields MWIRKPFFEYTAGVLLLALTLYVLSKLDYIWEPIRVIIATLFAPIVIAGILYYLLRPLVRLLARRMPKIAGIGIVFTVIVLVFASLAYFFGPTLMEQGKSLVDLAPEKMEEMSSESNNLLKGFEFGGISGQEISDRIYGYAESLSSNLFENVIDILGMLVNAAIVLIVVPFILFFLLKDDDKFIPYSVKRLPEDHKPEGKKLLKDLDETLSTFVVGQAIVAGVIGVLMYIGYLIIGLEYALTLAVFAMFLVVVPFLGPIIGIIPAIFVALFNDGLFMAVKVVLVLLVVQQLEGNLVTPNVMGNRLHVHPLTIILLLMVAGSLYGFIGILIAIPTYAVLKTLAHNFRLFYRLHKKRAVSH from the coding sequence ATGTGGATCCGGAAGCCATTTTTTGAATACACGGCAGGCGTATTATTGCTCGCCCTAACCTTATACGTACTCAGCAAGTTGGACTATATTTGGGAACCGATCCGTGTCATCATCGCCACGCTTTTTGCGCCGATTGTCATCGCAGGGATTTTATACTACCTGCTCCGGCCGTTGGTCCGGCTGCTCGCCCGCCGCATGCCGAAAATCGCCGGCATCGGGATTGTCTTTACGGTGATCGTCCTCGTATTTGCGAGCCTCGCCTATTTCTTCGGGCCGACCTTGATGGAGCAAGGGAAAAGCCTAGTGGATTTGGCCCCTGAGAAAATGGAGGAAATGAGTTCGGAATCGAATAACCTCTTGAAGGGATTTGAATTCGGCGGCATTTCCGGACAGGAGATCAGCGACCGCATCTACGGCTATGCCGAGAGCCTCTCGAGCAATTTGTTCGAAAATGTCATCGATATCCTGGGGATGCTGGTGAATGCGGCAATCGTCTTGATTGTCGTGCCGTTCATCTTGTTCTTCCTGTTGAAAGATGACGATAAATTCATCCCGTATTCGGTCAAGCGCCTCCCGGAAGACCATAAGCCGGAGGGGAAGAAGTTATTGAAGGATTTGGACGAAACTTTATCGACCTTTGTGGTCGGCCAGGCGATTGTTGCAGGGGTGATCGGGGTCTTGATGTATATCGGCTATTTGATCATCGGGCTGGAGTACGCATTGACGCTTGCGGTTTTTGCGATGTTCCTCGTGGTTGTGCCGTTTCTCGGGCCGATTATCGGGATCATCCCGGCAATTTTCGTCGCGCTTTTCAACGACGGCTTGTTCATGGCGGTTAAAGTCGTCCTTGTGTTATTGGTGGTCCAGCAGCTTGAAGGCAACCTCGTCACGCCGAACGTCATGGGCAACCGGCTCCATGTCCATCCCTTGACGATCATCTTGCTGTTGATGGTGGCGGGTTCTTTGTATGGCTTTATCGGAATTTTGATCGCCATCCCGACTTATGCAGTCTTGAAGACGCTTGCCCATAATTTCCGTTTGTTTTACAGGCTCCACAAAAAACGCGCCGTCAGCCATTAA
- a CDS encoding type 1 glutamine amidotransferase domain-containing protein, translating to MKKIAVIVTNHKKLGHRGKKTGLWLRELTDFYHEVKDDFEIDIISPKAAKVPIDPRSLPAAVINGRTRHYYLDKKIQRQLDRPLTPGEVKADEYAGIYFTGGHGTMWDFPDNQELQRMTANIYEKGGIVAAVCHGPSGLLNVRLSDGSPLLSGHLATGFSDLEEKLLGLYKDIPFSLQHEMKERGALVQIAQLPLETCVIESGRLITGQNPASASGVGEKMREQLKDMDRYAYQARLNGPKES from the coding sequence ATGAAGAAAATAGCGGTTATCGTGACGAATCATAAAAAATTAGGGCATCGTGGCAAAAAGACTGGCTTATGGTTGCGGGAATTGACGGATTTCTATCACGAAGTAAAGGATGACTTCGAAATCGATATCATCAGCCCAAAAGCAGCAAAAGTGCCGATCGACCCGAGGAGCCTTCCGGCAGCAGTGATCAATGGCCGGACCCGCCATTATTACTTGGACAAAAAAATCCAGCGGCAATTGGACCGGCCGTTGACACCAGGCGAAGTGAAAGCTGATGAATATGCCGGCATTTACTTTACCGGCGGGCACGGAACCATGTGGGATTTTCCGGACAATCAGGAATTGCAGCGGATGACTGCAAATATCTACGAAAAAGGCGGCATCGTGGCAGCCGTCTGCCACGGGCCAAGCGGATTATTGAATGTCCGCCTGTCCGACGGGAGCCCTTTGTTATCGGGGCATTTGGCTACAGGGTTTTCGGACCTGGAAGAAAAATTGCTCGGCCTCTATAAAGATATCCCTTTTTCCTTGCAGCATGAAATGAAAGAACGGGGAGCACTTGTCCAAATCGCCCAGTTGCCGCTCGAAACTTGTGTCATTGAGTCGGGACGCCTGATCACCGGGCAAAATCCCGCCTCTGCTTCAGGTGTCGGGGAAAAGATGCGCGAGCAATTGAAAGACATGGACCGCTATGCGTACCAGGCGAGATTAAATGGGCCAAAAGAATCGTGA